The sequence ATTTCAAATCGACTAAAAGAATTGATTTCTCATTTTTCAAACAAAATGTTTTAAACTCATTTGATACCTTATCAACATTTAGAAGCGTTCCTGACGCCCAATCAAAGCAGATAAATTATTACTTAAATGGACAAAATGAAAAATTTAGGTTTTATTCCCATGAATTATCGAAAAAGCAAGAAAAAATTATTGAAGATTTAATATTGCTACAGCAATCAAAAACATTTGTAAAAATACCACATTATAATTTTTCAAAAGAGTTACTGTATGAAGTAACGCCGCTTCCTCCACAATAATTATAAGTACAACGGTAAAGAACTCCAAGAGACGGGAATGGTTGCAATGGATTGGCGCCATTATATGCCAGATATTGGACGTTTTGCAGCTATGGATCCTCTAGCAGGAGTAATTCCTAGTTGGACACCTTATCGTTTTACCTTTAATAATCCTGTTTATTTTTCAGATCCTAGCGGTTTACTTGAAAGAGGACCTGAAATGCTTTCAGATTGGATTAAGAATTTATCAACTGGAGAATATAAATTTGATAAAAATGTTACAGGCTATGGAGATACTCCTTTGGGATATGAATATGTAGGTCCAACAGGATCTTATACTAATGCAAGTGGAGATGTTGTAAACTTATTAGCTAATGGCGAGAAAGAAACTCAGATACAGGAAGTTTCAGTTATAGGAAAGAAAGGTGGCAGTGGCGCATTAGATTATCTTAATTTTTTAAATGACAGAGCAGGTGATACTTCGGACGTATTAGCAAGTAGAAGATGGCAAGGAGGATCTTTTAGGGTTTTTAGTAATAGAAATGTTAGTTTACAAGGGTTTTCTCCTTTGTATCGAGCTGATAACTTTGGCGCAAGAGGGCTCACAAGGAGCAGGTATTATAATGTGTCTAAGACTTTGAAAAAAGGATCTGTGATTGCTTCTGTTACTTTAGGAGTAATAGAAGTTGGAAATGGCGTAGCAGAAGCTGGAGTGTCAGCTGGAGCTGTAATTGGCGTTTGGTTTGGTGGTGTAGGTGCAGGTCCCGGCGCCCTCGTAGGTGGAATCATCGGAGGTGTACTTGGAAGTTGGGGTGGCTCAGAATTAGGTGAAGCAGGAGTAGAAAAAGCATATGAATAAAATGCAAGATATAGAAATCAAAT comes from Chryseobacterium sp. 3008163 and encodes:
- a CDS encoding RHS repeat-associated core domain-containing protein, encoding MDWRHYMPDIGRFAAMDPLAGVIPSWTPYRFTFNNPVYFSDPSGLLERGPEMLSDWIKNLSTGEYKFDKNVTGYGDTPLGYEYVGPTGSYTNASGDVVNLLANGEKETQIQEVSVIGKKGGSGALDYLNFLNDRAGDTSDVLASRRWQGGSFRVFSNRNVSLQGFSPLYRADNFGARGLTRSRYYNVSKTLKKGSVIASVTLGVIEVGNGVAEAGVSAGAVIGVWFGGVGAGPGALVGGIIGGVLGSWGGSELGEAGVEKAYE